One region of Chanodichthys erythropterus isolate Z2021 chromosome 17, ASM2448905v1, whole genome shotgun sequence genomic DNA includes:
- the myo1cb gene encoding myosin Ic, paralog b isoform X4: MMESALTARDRVGVQDFVLLENHTSEVAFIENLRKRFKENLIYTYIGSVLVSMNPYKELEIYTKQHMERYRGVNFYEVSPHIYAVADNAYRSMRTERRDQCILISGESGAGKTEASKKVLQYYAVTCPASDHVQTVKDRLLQSNPVLEAFGNAKTLRNDNSSRFGKYMDIQFDFKGAPVGGHIINYLLEKSRVVHQSHGERNFHIFYQLIEGGEDDLLRRLGLEKNAQQYQYLVKGNCPKVSSINDRNDWKIVRKALSVIGFSDDEVEELLNIIASVLHLGNVQYGGEDSGSAYITTDTQIKYLARLLGVDGTVLKEALTHKKIIAKGEELMSPLNQEQAASARDALSKAIYGRTFTWLVNKINDSLAFKDDSFNSKNASVIGLLDIYGFEVFQNNSFEQFCINYCNEKLQQLFIELTLKSEQEEYEAEGITWEPVQYFNNKIICDLVEEKFKGIISILDEECLRPGDASDITFLEKLEDTVGGHAHFVTHKLADGKTRKVMGREEFRLIHYAGEVNYNVNGFLDKNNDLLFRNLKEVMCMSENKILTQCFDREELTDKKRPETAATQFKNSLAKLMEILMSKEPSYVRCIKPNDAKQAGRFDEVLIRHQVKYLGLMENLRVRRAGFAYRRRYENFLQRYKSLCPDTWPNWNGRLVDGVSSLVKHLGYKPEEYKLGRTKIFIRFPKTLFATEDALEVRKHSLATKLQASWKGYSQKTKYRKMRQSAIRIQAWWRGILARREAKRRREAANTIRRFIKGFIYRHQPRCPENEYFLDYVRYSFLMKLHRSLPKTVLDKSWPTPPPALIEASEQLRKLCMQNMVWKYCKNINPEWKHQLEQKVVASEIFKDKKDNYPQSVPKLFVGTRLNGEDINPKVLQALGNDKMKYAVPVTKYDRKGYKARNRQLLLMANSAIIVEEAKMKQRIDYSSLKGISVSSLSDGMFVLHVASEDNKQKGDVVLQNEHVIETLTKVAICADKINSININQGSIKFNVAQGKEGIIDFTSGSELLIAKAKNGHLSVTAPRLNSR; the protein is encoded by the exons ATGATGGAGAGCGCCCTGACAGCCAGGGACCGTGTGGGTGTGCAGGACTTTGTCCTGCTGGAGAACCACACCAGCGAGGTGGCGTTCATCGAGAACCTCCGCAAGCGCTTCAAGGAGAACCTCATTTAT ACGTACATCGGCTCAGTGCTGGTGTCCATGAACCCCTACAAAGAGCTGGAGATTTACACTAAACAGCATATGGAACGATACAGGGGCGTCAATTTCTATGAAGTCTCACCTCACAT TTATGCCGTGGCTGATAATGCGTACCGCTCCATGCGGACTGAGAGACGGGACCAGTGCATCCTCATCTCGGGTGAGAGTGGTGCTGGCAAGACAGAAGCCTCCAAGAAGGTTCTGCAGTACTACGCCGTCACCTGCCCTGCCAGTGATCACGTGCAGACCGTCAAAGATCGCCTGCTACAATCCAACCCTGTGCTGGAG GCTTTTGGAAATGCGAAAACTTTACGAAATGACAATTCCAGTCGCTTTGGGAAATACATGGACATTCAGTTTGACTTCAAG GGTGCTCCGGTAGGGGGTCATATCATAAATTACCTGCTGGAGAAATCACGCGTGGTACACCAGAGCCACGGCGAGAGGAACTTCCACATCTTCTATCAGCTCATTGaaggaggagaggatgatctgcTGAGGAGGCTGGGCCTGGAGAAGAACGCACAACAGTACCAGTATCTGGTGAAG ggTAACTGTCCCAAAGTGAGCTCCATAAACGACCGAAATGACTGGAAGATAGTGAGGAAAGCCCTGAGCGTCATTGGCTTCTCTGATGATGAAGTGGAG GAGCTTTTGAACATTATTGCCAGTGTACTACACTTGGGGAATGTCCAGTACGGAGGCGAGGACAGTGGCAGTGCCTATATCACTACAGACACACAGATTAAATACTTAGCCAGG TTGTTAGGTGTTGACGGCACTGTTCTTAAAGAGGCTCTAACGCATAAAAAGATCATTGCCAAAGGAGAAGAG CTGATGAGTCCTTTAAATCAAGAGCAGGCCGCTTCAGCACGGGATGCCTTATCTAAAGCCATATACGGTCGTACTTTTACTTGGCTGGTCAACAAAATTAATGACTCTCTGGCCTTCAAG GATGATTCATTCAACAGTAAAAACGCCTCTGTCATTGGTCTGCTCGACATATATGGCTTTGAGGTCTTTCAGAACAACAG TTTTGAGCAGTTTTGTATCAACTATTGTAATGAGAAGCTGCAGCAGCTCTTCATTGAACTGACCCTGAAGTCGGAGCAGGAGGAATATGAAGCTGAGGGAATCACG TGGGAGCCTGTGCAATATTTTAACAACAAGATCATCTGTGATCTTGTGGAGGAGAAGTTTAAAGGAATCATTTCCATCTTG GATGAAGAGTGTCTCCGACCTGGAGATGCCAGTGACATCACCTTCCTGGAGAAGCTTGAGGACACTGTCGGTGGCCACGCCCACTTCGTAAC TCACAAGCTGGCTGATGGAAAAACCCGTAAAGTGATGGGTCGTGAGGAGTTCAGACTGATCCACTACGCAGGAGAAGTCAACTATAATGTGAACG GCTTCCTGGACAAGAACAATGATCTCCTTTTCAGAAACCTGAAGGAG GTCATGTGTATGTCCGAGAATAAAATCCTCACTCAGTGTTTCGACCGAGAAGAGCTCACAGACAAGAAACGGCCAGAGAcg GCAGCAACCCAGTTCAAGAACAGCCTGGCGAAGTTGATGGAAATACTGATGTCTAAGGAACCGTCTTACGTGCGCTGCATCAAGCCGAATGATGCCAAGCAAGCAG GGCGCTTTGATGAAGTCCTCATCAGGCACCAAGTAAAATATCTTGGTCTGATGGAAAACCTTCGGGTGAGGAGAGCTGGGTTTGCATATCGCCGTCGCTACGAGAACTTCCTACAGAG GTATAAATCCCTGTGTCCAGACACATGGCCAAACTGGAATGGCCGCCTGGTCGATGGAGTGTCCTCACTCGTCAAACACCTTGGCTACAAACCCGAGGAGTACAAGCTCGGCAG GACCAAAATCTTCATCCGTTTCCCCAAAACCTTGTTCGCAACCGAAGATGCACTAGAAGTGAGAAAGCACAGCCTTG CTACCAAACTGCAGGCATCCTGGAAAGGCTACAGTCAAAAAACCAAATATCGTAAAATGCGACAATCAGCGATCCGGATCCAAGCCTGGTGGAGAGGTATTCTGGCCCGCAGGGAAGCAAAGCGCAGAAGAGAGGCTGCCAACACCATCCGCAG GTTCATAAAAGGCTTCATCTACCGCCACCAGCCACGTTGCCCAGAGAACGAGTACTTCCTGGATTATGTTCGCTACTCGTTCCTAATGAAGTTGCACAGGAGCCTACCCAAAACAGTTTTGGATAAGAGTTGGCCAACGCCACCTCCCGCCCTCATCGAG GCTTCAGAGCAGCTCCGCAAACTCTGCATGCAGAACATGGTGTGGAAGTACTGCAAGAATATCAACCCCGAATGGAAGCACCAG TTGGAGCAAAAGGTGGTAGCAAGTGAAATCTTCAAGGACAAGAAGGACAACTACCCACAAAGTGTCCCGAAACTATTTGTGGGCACAAGGCTCA ATGGGGAGGACATAAATCCTAAAGTGCTACAGGCTCTGGGAAATGACAAGATGAAG TACGCTGTTCCCGTGACTAAGTATGATAGAAAAGGATACAAAGCTCGCAACCGACAGCTCCTGCTCATGGCGAACAGCGCCATTATTGTGGAGGAAGCCAAAATGAAACAGCGGATCGACTACAGCTCACTGAAAG GGATTTCTGTCAGCTCTCTAAGTGATGGCATGTTCGTTCTCCATGTTGCTTCTGAAGACAATAAGCAGAAA GGTGATGTGGTGCTTCAGAACGAGCATGTGATCGAGACGTTAACCAAAGTGGCTATCTGTGCTGACAAGATCAACAGCATTAACATTAACCAGGGAAG TATAAAGTTCAATGTGGCTCAAGGAAAAGAAGGGATCATAGATTTTACATCTGGCTCAGAGTTGCTGATAGCCAAGGCTAAGAATGGACACCTTTCTGTG ACTGCCCCTCGCCTCAACTCCAGATGA